Below is a window of Clostridiales bacterium DNA.
TCTGTTTTTGATCGGTCTGGCTGCGTACATTCTGATTTACAAGTACACTGCCGATACGGTTATATGGGAATATCTGCTTCAGTTTTTCGCAATGCTTGCCCAGATCAATATCGGTCTGGCGATCTTTAACCTGATCCCGGTACCTCCGCTCGACGGGTACCGCATCCTGAATCAGTTCGCTTTCGGCGGAAAGCTTGACCAGAGCCTGACCCCGCAGACCATGATGATTATCCGTTACGCATTCCTGATGCTTTGCATCACCGGCATACTCAGTCCGGCACTCGGCAAGGTTATCGGAAGCGTGTTCTCTTTCTTCCTGAATCTTTTCTGGAAAATTCTGTAAGGCTGGAGTTTGAAACCAAATGATTGCACGGGAATTCAGGCTGAAGGATTTTGACGGTCCGCTGGACCTGCTCCTGACGCTGGTCGGAAAAGCGCAGATTGATATCCGGGATATCTTTGTCAGCGAAATCACCGATCAGTATCTGGAAATCGTCCGGAATGCCCCTGACCTGAACATGGATGAAGCCAGTGATTTCCTGGTGATTGCCGCCACACTGCTTGAAATCAAAAGCAGGTCCATGCTGCCGCGGCCCGTTGTCCATGAGGAAGAAGAGGATCCGGAAGAAGAACTGATCCGCAGGCTGGAAGAATACCGCCGTTTCCGTGAGACCGCTGACCGGATGAAATATTTCGAAGAAGCGGCCCGGCAGGTATTCACCAAGCTTCCGGAAGAATACCCGCTTCCTCCCCAGGAGTTTGAGCTGACCGGATTATCCCTGGACGGGCTGGTCCAGGCTTTCCAGCGGATCTGGGAAAGAAAACCGGTTCTGGATACTAATCCCGAGAGCAATCATTACGCTCCCCGGAATATCCGCCGGGATGTCCACACCGTCCGTGAATGCATGCTGGATCTGATGCATACGATCAAAAGGAAAAGGAAGATCCGTTTTGAGGAAATCTTTTCAGATTCTCCCACGCGGGAAGAAGTCGTCACCATGTTCCTGGCGGTACTGGAGCTGCTCAAACTCGGCCAGATGCATGTAAAGCAGGACAGCGTATATGAGCCAATTGTCCTGTATTCGGGAAAAGGAAAGCCGGTAAAGGATTTCCAGACAGAAATGGATACCGAAACAATGAATGCCGCGGGAGGTGATGTCCTATGACGGAAGGCGGGGGAAACATTTTCGGGATGATTGAATCCATCCTGTTCGTTGCCGGTGAAGCCGTGGAATTCCGGGACCTTGCCAAAGCCCTCCGGATCGGTGAGGAGGAGCTGGAGAAAGCCCTGGAAAAGCTCTCCGATGAATATGACTTCAACCAGCGCGGTTTTTTGCTGAAGCGTTTCGGCACCAAAGTCCAGCTCGCAACCCGCCCTCTGTATGCGGACGCGGTTGTTCGCCTGCTGCAGCCCGTACAAATGCAGAGTCTCGGCCAGGCGGCCATGGAAACCCTGGCCGTCGTCGCTTACCGCCAGCCGGTCACCCGGGCGGAAGTAGAACAGATCCGGGGCGTGAAATGTGATTACAGCCTGCAGAGTTTGATGATCAAGGGACTGATCCGGGAAACCGGCAGAAAAGATACCATCGGCCGTCCGATCCTGTACGGTACGACAGATGAGTTCCTCAGTCATTTCGGAATCCGCAGCCTGGAGGATCTTCCGCCTCTTCCGGATGATACACGGACTGCAGCTATCCCCGATGTTCCGGAAGATTCCGGAGATCTGATTTCATAAATGGATTCTTGCTTCAGTTGGCAAATAAGACAGGAGGTTGAAAAAGATGGATAACCAGAAGAAACCGAGAGCCCGTGAGAAAAAAGTAGTTGGGAACGGCAAAGGGGTTGAAATCCACGGTGAAGGACTGGGAACCGGCCCGGTCAACAACATGGGCAATTATGAAGACCGGAAGCCCCATCCGTCTTCCGTGCCCCAGTCGGGGCGTCCATCCGGCTCCGGATTCGGGAGTCCTTTCGGGCAGAGTTCATCCCATCCCCCAAGACCGCAGTCCGGTCAGTCTGCCGGTTTTCAGGATCCTTTCCGCCGTCCATCCGGCACTTCCGGTTCTTCCCAGCAGCGTCCTTCCGGGACTTACAACAGTTCTTCCCATCAGCGGCCGACATCCGTTCCCGGATCCGGATACCAGCAGCCTTCCGCCTCCCAGGGCAGCCATCGTCCGACAACCCGCAGCGGCGGAACCGGTTCGGGCGGCAGCGGAAAGCTGATTATGCTGGTGCTGGTCGCCGCTGTCCTGTTCTTCTTCGGCAAAAACTTTCTCGGCGGGGATAATGAGGAAATCCTGTCCTACACCGGCAACGACAATACCGCATTGACCCAGACATCCATTGACCAGAGCAGCAGCACCGGATCCACCGGCAGCCTTTCCAACCTGCTGAGCGCTTTCATGTCCTCAGGAAGCAGTTCTGTCTATGATTTCAGCGGCGGAAACCTGCTCTCTTCTGTCACCGGAAACACCGGCAGTTCCGCTGACTACTTCACATCCACATCCAGTACCGGCAGCGGCAATACCAATTCCGGCACTCCGGACACCACTGTTGCCAGCGGCGCACGCTCCAAATTTACAAAGATCCTCGGCGGCCAGAAAGATACGGTCACACTGATGGTTTATATGTGCGGCACCGACCTGGAAAGCCAGAACGGGATGGGAACCGCCGATATCAAGGAAATGCTGAATGCAGATCTCGGCGACCGTGTGAACCTCCTGATTTATACCGGCGGATGTTCCCGCTGGCGGAATAATGTGGTATCCAATCAGTACAACCAGATTTACCTGGTCCGGGGCGGTCAGCTGACCAGGCTGGAAAACAACATGGGAACTGCCTCCATGACCAATCCAGCCACACTAACCGGTTTTATCCAGTACGGCGCTAAAAATTTTCCGGCCAACCGGATGATGCTGATCCTGTGGGACCATGGCGGCGGGTCCGTGTCCGGATACGGCTACGATGAGAAATACGGGCGCAATCAGTCCATGTCCCTGGCAGGCCTCAATACCGCGCTGAAAAACGGCGGTGTCCAGTTCGATTTTATCGGTTTTGACGCTTGCCTGATGGGTACGGTTGAGAACGGCATCATGCTCTCACAATACGCTGATTACATGATCGGCAGTGAAGAAACCGAACCGGGCGTCGGCTGGTACTATACCAACTGGCTGAACAAACTGGGAAAAAATCCCGGAATGAGCACCATCGAGATCGGAAAGACCATTGCTGACGATTTCGTTGAAGTCTGTGCGAAGCAGTGCCGCGGACAGGCAACCACTCTCAGCATTGTTGACCTCGCTGAGCTGGAAGCCACTGTTCCCGCCGAACTCAAAAACTTCAGCATCGGCACAAACCAGATGATCCAGAATAAGGAATATAAGGCAGTATCCACTGCCCGTATCAAAACAAGGGAATTCGCCCAGGCTTCCCGGATCGACCAGATCGACCTGGTTCATTTTGCCAAAAACATGGGCTCTGAAGAAGGCAAAAAGCTGGCGGAAGCCCTGCAGGGTGCGGTCAAATACAACCGGACCGGCGGCGGAATCAGCAATGCCTACGGCCTGAGCATTTATTTTCCCTACAAGCGCTCCTCTGATGTCGGTAAAGCCGTTTCCACCTATGCAGCCATCGGAATGGATGAAGAATACTCCCGCTGCATTCAGGAATTTGCCAGCCTGGAAATCAGCGGGCAGGTGGCCGGCGGTTCAAGCATTTCTTCCTACTCATCCGGTTCCCAGAGCATTGCCCTGCCCGGACTGATGGAAAGCCTGATGGGCAGCGGAAACAGTTATTCCTCTTCCGCATACGGTTCATCCTCCGGCCTGACCGACCTGCTGGGCGGTCTGTTCAGCACAGACTCTTCCTCCTACGGAGGAGGAAGTTCCCTGTTTGACCTGTTTTCCGGACGCAGCCTGACTGCGGAGCGTGCCGCAGAATACATTCTTGACAATCATTTTGACGCGACACAGCTGGTCTGGAAAAACGGCGGAATCGAACTTCCGCAAAGCCAGTGGGACCTGGTTGTCAGCCTGACGCGGAACGTATTCTTCGATAACGGATCCGGATATATCGACCTGGGAACCGACAATGATTTCACCATCACCGGAAATACCCTGGCCGGCGAATTTGACGGGACCTGGCTGTCCATCAACCGCCAGCCGGTTGCGTACTATTACCTGGATACGATTGAGGACGGAGATGACTATCTGATCTCCGGATATGTCCCCGCCATCCTGAACGGAACCCGGGTCAACCTTCTGCTGTATTTCGATTCCGAAAACCCTTACGGCTATATTGCCGGCGCCCAGATAGTCTACCCCGGTTCCGAGCCCGGTGTGGAAGCCAAAAACCTGATCCAGATCGGCAAGGGAGACCGGATCCAGTTCATCTGCGATTTCTACGATTATAACGGAAATTACCGCGACAGCTACAAAATCGGCAATCCGCTGGTTCTCGGGGATGAGGTTGAAATTGCCAATACCCCTGTCGGAACCCTGGAAAACTGCCGCGTCACTTTCTGCTTCACCGATCTGTACCAGCAGAAATACTGGACGCCCGCACTGTAAACCGCCAGCAAGAAATCTACCGGGAGTCTGAATACATGAACGAAAATGAACGCTTTGAAAAAATCCTGGAAAA
It encodes the following:
- a CDS encoding site-2 protease family protein, which codes for MLFSGINSFISSLQADPLGTVLEYVFLGVCILLSLILHECAHGYVALKCGDPTAWMMGRLSLNPAKHLDPIGTLCMVFLRVGWAKPVPVNPRNFRHYRRDYILVSIAGIGVTFLLFLIGLAAYILIYKYTADTVIWEYLLQFFAMLAQINIGLAIFNLIPVPPLDGYRILNQFAFGGKLDQSLTPQTMMIIRYAFLMLCITGILSPALGKVIGSVFSFFLNLFWKIL
- a CDS encoding segregation/condensation protein A; its protein translation is MIAREFRLKDFDGPLDLLLTLVGKAQIDIRDIFVSEITDQYLEIVRNAPDLNMDEASDFLVIAATLLEIKSRSMLPRPVVHEEEEDPEEELIRRLEEYRRFRETADRMKYFEEAARQVFTKLPEEYPLPPQEFELTGLSLDGLVQAFQRIWERKPVLDTNPESNHYAPRNIRRDVHTVRECMLDLMHTIKRKRKIRFEEIFSDSPTREEVVTMFLAVLELLKLGQMHVKQDSVYEPIVLYSGKGKPVKDFQTEMDTETMNAAGGDVL
- the scpB gene encoding SMC-Scp complex subunit ScpB: MTEGGGNIFGMIESILFVAGEAVEFRDLAKALRIGEEELEKALEKLSDEYDFNQRGFLLKRFGTKVQLATRPLYADAVVRLLQPVQMQSLGQAAMETLAVVAYRQPVTRAEVEQIRGVKCDYSLQSLMIKGLIRETGRKDTIGRPILYGTTDEFLSHFGIRSLEDLPPLPDDTRTAAIPDVPEDSGDLIS
- a CDS encoding peptidase C11, which encodes MDNQKKPRAREKKVVGNGKGVEIHGEGLGTGPVNNMGNYEDRKPHPSSVPQSGRPSGSGFGSPFGQSSSHPPRPQSGQSAGFQDPFRRPSGTSGSSQQRPSGTYNSSSHQRPTSVPGSGYQQPSASQGSHRPTTRSGGTGSGGSGKLIMLVLVAAVLFFFGKNFLGGDNEEILSYTGNDNTALTQTSIDQSSSTGSTGSLSNLLSAFMSSGSSSVYDFSGGNLLSSVTGNTGSSADYFTSTSSTGSGNTNSGTPDTTVASGARSKFTKILGGQKDTVTLMVYMCGTDLESQNGMGTADIKEMLNADLGDRVNLLIYTGGCSRWRNNVVSNQYNQIYLVRGGQLTRLENNMGTASMTNPATLTGFIQYGAKNFPANRMMLILWDHGGGSVSGYGYDEKYGRNQSMSLAGLNTALKNGGVQFDFIGFDACLMGTVENGIMLSQYADYMIGSEETEPGVGWYYTNWLNKLGKNPGMSTIEIGKTIADDFVEVCAKQCRGQATTLSIVDLAELEATVPAELKNFSIGTNQMIQNKEYKAVSTARIKTREFAQASRIDQIDLVHFAKNMGSEEGKKLAEALQGAVKYNRTGGGISNAYGLSIYFPYKRSSDVGKAVSTYAAIGMDEEYSRCIQEFASLEISGQVAGGSSISSYSSGSQSIALPGLMESLMGSGNSYSSSAYGSSSGLTDLLGGLFSTDSSSYGGGSSLFDLFSGRSLTAERAAEYILDNHFDATQLVWKNGGIELPQSQWDLVVSLTRNVFFDNGSGYIDLGTDNDFTITGNTLAGEFDGTWLSINRQPVAYYYLDTIEDGDDYLISGYVPAILNGTRVNLLLYFDSENPYGYIAGAQIVYPGSEPGVEAKNLIQIGKGDRIQFICDFYDYNGNYRDSYKIGNPLVLGDEVEIANTPVGTLENCRVTFCFTDLYQQKYWTPAL